The genome window TGACCATTTCATACGGCATGACGTTCTTATCGGGCAGGCCGCGCTCGATGAAGTTCAATTTTGTGTCCGGCGAGCCCGGTTTGATCACCTTTGCAACATCATCGCGGTCTCCCTTCCAACCCCAGAAGTTAAGTGCCATGGTGAGGTTGGCGGGACCGCAATAGTTCCAGCGGTTGTGCTGGTCAACGTAGACGACGCCCGGCAGCATAACCGAATCAGGAATCGGCGTGGTGGTGATCGTCGGTATGAAGGCGGGATCTGCCTGCGGCGTGGATGTCGCTTTGGGAGTCATTGTCAAAAGCATTTCGGCACGGGCGGTCCCAACGGCGGTTTCAACGGTAAAGGGATTCTGTTCGCCGGGTTGAAAGACGGCTTCGCTCGGCGGCTTGAAGAAGTAAACAATGCGCGTGCGCAGGAGATCCACGCGTGTTGTGAGGCGGCTGTGCACCGGCGGCAGGTAGTAGATGCCGACGGCAAACAAAAGCCCAAGCGGGATCAGCCAGCGTTTGTTTATCTTTCCGAGTTTGTTCATGAAAAGGATTATAAAACAAAAGACCCTAAAGGTTTTTGGAACCTTTAGGGTCTAATCTGGTTATTATTTATTCCTTCACTTCGCCGTCAATTACGTCGCCGCTGGCAGAGCCGTGTGATGTGGACGGTCCGCCTTCGGGCTGCGTCTGCGGCTGATCCTGCGCGTACAACTGCTGGCTGAGCGCGTGGAACGCCTGCTGAACCGCTTCGGATGCCTGCTGGATGCGGGCAAGGTCGTCGCCCTGCGCGGCGGATTTGAGGTCGTTGATCTTGGTCTCGATCTCACCGCGTTCCACGGACGGAACCTTGTCGCCGAGGTCACGCAGGGCCTTCTCGGTCTGGTAGACGAGATTGTCCGCGGTGTTTTTCACGTCGATCATTTCACGGCGTTTCTTGTCTGCGGCTTCATTCTGGCGGGCCTCCTGCACCATGCGTTCGATGTCGTTCTTGTTCAGGTTGGTAGAGGCGGTGATGGTCACCTTTTGTTCCTTGCCGGTCGCCTTGTCTTTTGCGGCTACGTTCAAAATGCCGTTCGCGTCAATGTCGAAGGTAACCTCCACCTGCGGGATGCCGCGCGGCGCCGGTGGAATTCCATCGAGGCGGAAGCGTCCAAGGCTCATGTTGTCATTTGCCATCGGGCGCTCGCCCTGCAGGACATGGATATCGACTGCGGTTTGATTATCCGCGGCGGTGGAATAGGTCTCGGTCTTGCGGACGGGGATGGTGGTATTCCGTTCGATCATCACCGTCATGACACTGCCCATCGTTTCCACGCCGAGCGAGAGCGGGGTGACGTCGAGCAGGAGGATGTCCTTCACATCGCCGCCAAGCACGCCGCCCTGAATTGCCGCGCCAATGGCAACGACTTCATCGGGATTCACGCCCTTGTTCGGTTCCTTGCCGTCTGTCAGTTTGCGGACAAGTTCCTGCACCATCGGCATGCGCGATGAACCGCCGACTAAAACAACTTCATCAAGTTTGTCGGCTGTCATGCCCGCATCCTTCAATGCAGACTCAAACGGAGTGCGGCAGCGCTGGAGCAGGTCCTCGGTCATCTGTTCGAATTTTGAGCGGCTGAGTTTTAACTGCAGGTGCTTCGGTCCGCTGGCATCGGCGGTGATGTATGGCAGGTTGATCTCGGTTTCCATCACGGTGGAAAGCTCGATCTTTGCCTTCTCTGCGGCTTCGCGCAACCGCTGCAGCGCCTGTTTGTCTGCCCGCAGGTCGATGCCCTGATCCTTTTTGAATTCGTCCGCCGCCCAGTTGGTGATCTTCTGGTCCCAGTCGTCGCCGCCGAGGTGGGTATCGCCGTGTGTGGACTTCACTTCGATCACGCCCTCGCCCACTTCAAGGATGGACACGTCGAACGTGCCGCCACCGAGGTCGAAGACGAGGATGGTTTCATTCTTCTTTTTATCCAGTCCATATGCCAGGGCGGAGGCCGTCGGCTCGTTGATGATGCGCAGCACTTCCAGTCCGGCGATCTTGCCCGCATCCTTGGTCGCCTGACGCTGGCTGTCGTTGAAATAGGCCGGTACGGTGATGACCGCCTGCGTGACCGCTTCGCCCAAATACGCTTCTGCATCGGACTTCAGCTTCCCCAGTATCATTGCGCTGATCTCCTGCGGGGAATATTCCTTTCCGGTCACGGGTACTTTGACGCGCACATCGCCCGCCGGTCCCTGCACGACCTGATAGGGAACCATGCCGCGTTCCACACTGGTCTCGTCAAAGTGGCGCCCGATAAATCTTTTGATGGAATAGATGGTGTTATCTGCATTCACAACAGCCTGGCGTTTTGCGGTCTGCCCCACCATGCGTTCACCGTTCTTGTTGAACGCCACAACGGACGGGCAAAGCCGCCCGCCTTCCGCCGTCGTGATGACGGTCGGTGTGCCGCCTTCGATGACGGAGACAACGCTGTTGGTCGTGCCGAGGTCAATGCCTATGATTTTGCCCATTTTTAGAACTCCTTACTCATGGTTTTCAATACCTGAATCTTAAACGAAATATGCAAGAATCCTGTTAACGGCGCGTAGGTTTTTAATCAAAAAAACCGTCCCGTACCCGGGACGGCTCAAAACATGATGTCACTTCTCGTTAACGGTTACCCATGCCAGGGATGCCGTCATCGGCGTTTCCTTGAAGGAAGATACCGTGATGCCGATATTTCCCTCTGTCAGCCCATAGTTGGTGACCTCCAACCTGCGGATGAGGGCATCGTTCACATAAAGGAAGATGAAGTTATCCTGGCAGGAAAGTCCAATTTCGTAATTCAAACTGCCGGCATTTAAATGTCCGCTTCTGTCCGTGATGATGGGAACATATTTTGCAATGCCCGGCGCCAGCCATTGACCATGGAGCGCGCTGTATGTCCCGTCACTTGCGACATTGTATTCAAACCAGCCTTTCGATTCATCATAGCGGCAGATCAAGCCAGCCGAGCCCGTTGGGTTGGCGGATATTTTTGCGCGGATGAAGACATTTGCGTAGCTGTGCGCATTGTGGATGCCGATCGACCAGGTGTCGGGAGTTGAGATGTCAATGCGGAGGGCGTTATCCTCAAAAAGGAGGGTGGCTTCACTCAATCCCCCGCTTTGGAGGAATTCCCAATAGGGTGACCCTGTATCAAATTCGTCAGTGAAGAAGTATGGAGGCGGTTCAGGCGTGGGAGAGGCAGCAATACTTGTGGGGATATCCAGGTTGGGCGAGGCAGGGGTTGGTGTGGGGGAATCCGTCTGCGCTGGGGCAGATTCGGCAGTTGGCGCAGGAGTTGCAGGCATATTGCAGGCCGAGCCCAGGAGCAGGAGGCACCCAATAAAAAAAACTTTTTTCATGCCGCCTTTTATATCACAAGACGGGGTCAATCGCAGCGGAGAACGCCGGGGGAGCGGTCAATCTGATCAACGATGATTCCCCGCCACATGATAAGGACGAGGAACAGGAAAACGATTCTGGCCGGCAGGCTGGAAGGATGTGCCAGAGGATTGCCACCCGTCTATTGACCAGTTCAAGGAGAATGAATGGGAGCGCAGGTAGAAAACCAAGGACCACTGCGGGTTTAAGGTCGGAGAATGTGTTTTTCATGTGAGCCTTCATATAAACACTCATTGCCCAGCATAATGACTGGGCAATGGGCAAGGTGGAGATGGCGGGAATTGAACCCGCGTCCGAAAGATTCGACCCTCGGAAATCTACGAGCGTAGCCTGCCGCTATTCGTCATCACAGACACCCCGGCGGGCTGGTAAGCCTGTGACCATCTGCTGGTCTTTCGCGCGCTTAGCAGAATCACGCGCGGCACTCTATCATTGTCTCGCCCGGTCCGTCACCGGGTAGAGGACGAGGACGGCGGACGCAGCCTCCTAGGAGGCTGAACTGTTAGCTCTCACCTTAGGCGGCGAGGGGCATGGCAGCGTAAGTGCGGTTGTTGGCACTTGATTGTTTGCACTGATTTATCGAGGTCGGTGCGCGCTCGGCTCGCATTCCGGAACCAGCCTCTCCCGTCGAAGCCTGTCATCCCCAAGGCTTGGGAACTTTCCCAGATGACGAGAAACGTCCCGTTGCTTATTCATTATAGCATAACGCCATTAATGAAGCGTTAGAACTTGTCCGTTATACCTGTTTGTGCTAGACTTGCTTGGAAGCAGAGGAAACATGGCTGAAAAAATCCTGATTATTGATGATGATGTGGATACTTTAAGACTTGTCGGGTTGATGCTGCAGAGGCAGGGCTATCAGATCATTGCGGCTTCCAACGGTTCGCAGGGGCTGGCGAAGGCATTGGAGGAGCGCCCGAATCTCATCCTGCTGGATGTCATGATGCCGGACATGGATGGGTATGAGGTCACGCGTCGTCTGCGCAAGAATCCTGCAACCGTGGCCATTCCCATTTTAATGTTCACTGCCAAATCGCAGCTGGACGACAAGGTGTCCGGGTTTGAGGTCGGGGCGGATGATTACCTGACCAAGCCCACGCATCCCACTGAATTGCAATCGCACGTCAAGGCGCTGCTGGCGCGCGCGGCTCCAAGGGATCCGGGCGGGCTTGCCACTGCCATACTCGAGCATCGCGGCTACATCATCGGCGTGCTTTCCGCGCGCGGCGGACTGGGCGTCTCTTCGCTGGCTTCCAATCTGGCGGCGGCGTTGTTTACCCGCGTCCAAGCGGATGTGATTCTGGCTGAACTCACGCCGGGACAGGGGACACTCGCCACGGATTTGGGTATCCCGAACCAGAAAGACCTTACCGAGATGCTGCAAGGCACGCCGGTTGAAGTGACGCGCGAGAAAGTGCAATCCTCCCTCGTACAGCATGCTTCCGGTATAAAGTTTCTTCCGGCTTCTGAGAAACCAAGCGATGTGACCTTGATCTCGCAGGTACATAACTACGAAGCACTGACCGCCCGCCTGGGTTCGCTTGCCCGCTTCGTTGTCCTGGACCTTGGAATTGGTCTGCCAAATTTTGTGCAGAAACTCCTTCCACTCTGCCACGAGCGCCTGGTTGTGGTGGAGGGTACGCCGGGCACCATTCAACACACCAAACTGTTAATTGATGAGATCGCGGGGTTGAACATCGACCGCAAGACCGTCAGTGTTGTCTTGAACAACCGTCAGCGTACCGAGGCGCAGATGCCGTGGACACAGGTCCAGGAAAAACTGGGTCATTCGATTGCTGCCACATTGACCCCCGCCCCGGAACTATTCCTGCAAGCCGTGCGTTTACAGACAACCGCTGTGATGGCTCAACCGACGAACATGACCTCCCAGCAGTTCATGAAACTTGCAGATGTGGTCATTGAGCGCGAAAAGGCGCGATGATCACCTTTTCTTCACAGACGCAGACCAACATCGAATTTGCCGCGGACTTGTTCCGCCAGTCCAAACATGCCGTTGCGCTGACAGGTGCCGGGCTTTCCACTCCGTCAGGGATTCCGGATTTTCGCTCCACGGGAACAGGCTTATGGTCCAAGGATGAACCGCTGGATGCGGCTTCCCTGAACACCTTTCGCACCCGGCCCGAGCGTTTTTTTGAGTGGTTCCGCCCGCTGGCGGGTCAGATTTTCCATGCCGAGCCGAATCCAGCACATTTCGCACTGGCCGAACTGGAAAAAGCGGGTCATGTACAATCCCTCATCACCCAGAATATTGACATGCTGCACCAAAAGGCCGGCTCAAAAACGGTAATTGAGATGCACGGCACACTGCAAACGTTAACCTGTTCGCAGTGTTATCATCAGGTACAGGCAGAGCCTTACCTTGGTCCTTTTGTGGAGACGGGCGAGATCCCACACTGCCCACGGTGTGGACAAATTCTCAAGCCGGATGTGATCCTGTTTGGCGAACAATTGCCGCAGGCAGCCTGGTTCCAGGCACAAAAGGGAGCGCGTCATTGCGACCTGATTCTGGTTGCCGGTTCCTCTTTGGAGGTCCTGCCTGTGGCAGGGCTGCCCATGCAAGCGCTGGATCGAGGCGCCCACCTGATCATTATTAACAATACGCCGACGTATTTGAATGTCCGTGCGGATGTGGCCATCCTTGATGATGTGGCAGAGATCATCCCTGCGATTACGGAGAGAGTGCTGCGTGGCTGAGATAAAAACCGAGCGGCTGGACGGCTACCGCCGTCTGATCGACATTGCGCGAGACCTCGCCTCCACACTGGACCTGGACATTTTGCTCTCGCGAATTGTCCATGCAGCGGCTGAGATCAGCGGCGCCGAAGCCGCCTCCATTTTGTTGTATGATGACACCTCGCGTCAGTTGTATTTTCAGGTCTCCACAAATCTGGATGAATCCACCCGGCGAGGTTTGGTGGTCCCGCTCGAGGGAAGCATTGCAGGCTGGATCGTGAACAACCGCAAGCCGGTCCGCATTGCAAACGCACATGATGATCCCCGTTTCTTCTCCAATGTGGAGACGACCACGGGATTTCCAACCCAATCGCTGCTCGGAATCCCGCTGGTTACCAAAAATAAAATTGTCGGGGTCCTGGAGGCGTTGAATAAACACGGCGGAAAGTTCACCGATACGGACGAATCCATGCTCCTGGTATTGGGGGCGCAGGCAGCGGTTGCGATTGAGAATGCACGTTTGTTCCAGCAGTCTGACCTGATTTCCGAATTTGTCCACGAATTGCGCACGCCGCTTTCTTCCCTCAGTACTGCCACGTATCTGCTTTTGCGCCCTGAGATGTCACAGGAACAGCGCGATCAGATCATCAACAGCATTCATAACGAGACCATGCGTCTGAATGCGCTGGCATCCTCGTTCCTGGACCTGGCGAGACTCGAATCAGGCCGGGTGCAATTCCGCAACACGCTCTTTAGCGTTGCGGATTTGATGTATGAATGCAGGGATGTGATGGCAACCAAGGCGCAGGATGAGAATATTCAGCTCCGCGTGGAATCGCCGGATGGGCTTCCCCTGCTCGAAGCGGACAGGGACAAGATCAAACAGGTGTTTTTGAATTTATTGAGCAATGCCATAAAATACAACCGCCCCAACGGCACGGTCATGCTGCGCGCGGAGGCAAAAGAGAACGAACTGGCGCTCTATATTCAAGATACAGGTGTGGGCATCCCCGATGAAGCGGTGCCGCATTTGTTTGAGAAGTTCTACCGCGTGCGGGAGCACGAATCACGGGCATCCGGCACAGGGCTTGGACTGTCCATCTGCAAGCAGATTATCCATGGGCACGGCGGACGCATGGAAGTGAAGAGCAAGATCGGGGTGGGGACGGTGTTCACGATCTTTTTGCCCAGATCAACCAGGACTCAGCCTCGTGTGGGCGATGCAAAAGATGCGCCCAAAAAGAGTAGTAAGAAAGGGTGATTTGACTTTTTAGCGCGAAGATTGTACACTAGGTAAAATCATTTTTACGTTATCCCGGAGGAAGAAGATGGCACAGTTCCAGTTTGTTATGAGGTCGGGCCCCACCCCAGGCGTGACCTTCCCGCTTGATGGGGACCAGCTCACCATTGGGCGTGATTCGTCCAACGGGGTTGCGATTAACGACGCCGAAGTTTCACGCAAGCATTCCCGTCTTTCCTTTCAAGGCGGCAAGTACGTTATTGAGGACCTTGGCTCCACCAACGGCACGTTTGTGAATGGACAGCGTCTTGCGGGCCCTGTGGTACTGAAAGCCGGGGATGTGGTCTCACTTGGTGAACAAATCGTCCTGATGTATGACGCGATCAATATGGACCCCGGCGCGACTGTTGCGGTCTCCCGCAAGGCGGTGCAGGCGCCGCCCGCCCAGCCGGCCTATGCGGCTGCACCAGCGCCTGCGTACGTTCCGCCTCCATCCGCCCCCATGAACAGCAAGAAAACGAACATGACCCCGATTTTCATCGGCGGCGGTGTTTTCCTCTTCATCTGCCTTTGCGCCGGTTTCTTCTGGTGGGTGGATGCGACCTTCCGCTGGTGTGTCTTCTTCCCCTTTATCGCTGGCTGTTGATCAACATCCAATCACGCCCCGTGAGTTATCTCTCGCGGGGCGTTTTCTTTTGGATTGGATGTTTTTGTTGTAAAATTTTCCATCTTTGATACAATCGAATGACGAAAGCTGAAATGGAATGACGTTCATGGATCATCCGCAACCCTCAACCTCCCCAACCTGGGGCACAAACACAAAACTGGTCATCGCGCTCACGATCATTGTCATCGTTGGCGCATTGCTGGTTAAATTTCAATTCATCCTGACGCCTCTGTTGATTGCGCTGGCGCTCTCCTACCTGTTCCACCCGGTGGCGGATTTTCTCCAGCGCAAATTGCATTTTTCCTGGGGGCTTGCAGTCGGCTTCATTTACATTATTATCCTGCTGCTTTTGCTTGGTTTGCTCACCGTTGGCGGGGTGGGGCTGATACAGCAGATCCAAAGCCTGGTCATCATCGTGCAGGATGTGCTGCGCCAGCTGCCGCAGCTGATCGAAACCATTTCGGGGCAGGTGTATCAATTCGGTCCCCTCAAAATTGACTTCAGCACGCTGGATTTGCAGGACCTCAGCGCCCAGATCCTCGGCATGGTGCAGCCCCTGCTGAACCGCACCGGCACACTGCTGGGCGCGGTGGCGGGCAGCGCGGCTGGTTTCCTCGGCTGGACGTTATTTGTCATCGTCGTCTCCTATTTTGTGCTTTCAGAAAGCAAAGGTCTGCGCAACCGCATCATCGCGGTGGATGTGCCGGGCTATGCGCAGGACTTTGCGCGTCTCAGCCGTGAACTGGGCAGAATCTGGAACGCCTTCCTGCGCGGACAGATCATCCTCTTTCTCCTTGCAGTGAGTGTGTATTCGGTTGTCCTCAGCACCCTGGGAGTTACATATGCCATCGGGCTTGCGTTTCTGGCCGGGTTTGCGCGCTTCCTCCCTTATGTGGGACCCGCCATCAATTGGACATTGCTCGTCATCGTGGCTTATTTTCAAGCCTTCAAACTGTTCGACCTGCCGCCCCTGTACTACACCCTGTTGATCCTGCTCGTGGCGCTTTTCATCGACCAGATCTTCGACAACCTCGTCTCCCCCCGCATTCTTTCCGACGCACTGAAAGTCCACCCTGCCGCCGTGCTTGTCGCCGCCATCATCGCGGCCAACCTGTTCGGCATCCTTGGCGTTGTCGTCGCCGCCCCCATCCTTGCCACCGCCGCACTTTTTTGGGGATATACGATGCGAAAGATGCTGGACTTGGACCCCTGGCCTGAGAAGGAGGATTATCATCCGCCTCCACCGTTCGGTTCGCGCACCATGGTTTTCATCCGCAACCTCATCCGCCGCCTCAGCCTGAGGCTCAAAAAGGGAAAATGACCTCCCTCCAACAGCGTTTTAAAATAGACCCATCCAACAGGAGAATAGCATGAGTAATCATAATGATGAACCCCGCACCGGCACCATTGCAGAGACCGAAAACTTCCTCGCCTGGAAAGCCGAGGAACCCGACGGCGAAACCACCTATCATATCGAATTGAACAATGTCACCGTCCACTTCTTCGAAGAGGAATGGACGGAATTCCTGCAGCTGGTAAAGGGATTGTAGCAGGTCATGCACAAAACAAAAAGGTATTGACGGGCTGGCTGTGCAGCCAGCCTGTGCCGTGCGCATGTCCATTTCAGCGGGCAGTTTGCCGGGGTTGGCGACGTGAAATGAAACAAGATAAGCGGATTTCCACAAAACTAACACGGTTTCTTTTTGGCGCGGCGGCAGGGGGGGCAATTTCACTGACTCTGGCTCTGCAACTTCTTAATTTCAATGAACTTGCCTTGATCGACCGCCTGTTCCTTGTAGTCGTCCCCGCCTTCGCCTTGATCGTTTGCATATATTATCTGATCCCATTTTTGGAAGAACGAATCGAGCAGACGTCTGTTTTTACAAAAATATTCCTTTTTTTGCTTGCTGTATTTTCCGCCCTCACTGTGGCGGTTTTGAGTTTCGAGAATCTGAACGCGCTTTCCATCGGCGCATTTGTATCGCTGTTCATTCTCTTTCTGGCAGGGGTTATCCCCTCCGCGCCCCTTGTTCAAAGAGTCCTTGACGCCAACCTCCACCCCCGGATTTTTGGGGGATGGCTGGCGTCCAATGTAATCATCTTTTTCCTTGCAGGCTTTCTGGATGATTATTACGGCGGCTTTTTTGAGTTCGCCTGCCTGGTGCTTTTTCTGCAATTTACGGTTGGATTGGCGGGCTATTTTCTCGCCGTTCGGATGAAGCAATTTTTCAAAACGGGCTTGCCAGACGTTGCGATTACATCCGCCTTATTTCTGCTGCTCTTCGTGTTTATCGCTTCGATATTCGTTTTTGGAAGCCGCTATCCACAACTGTTCAATCCCGCCGCGTTTTCACTGAAAAGCGGATTGCTTCCCGTGTTTTTGGCTGTGAGCCTGCTGTCGCTTCCCTGGCAGGCATGGATGCTGGACACACTAAGGGCGAAACAGTTTTTCAAGTTGAAGGAAACCGGTTTTTATTCATTCGTGAACGAAAACATTGCGGGGATTTTGCTTGCCTCTGTCTTTTTTTCGTTATACCTGCTGACCGCTTCCATGCTCAACCACCCGCGCTTCGATGTGGACGATGTCTTTTTCGACGCGGATGTGTTCAATTTGCGACTCCGCTTCACTACGGATCACTGGCGGGATTACTACTGGCGGTCGGTTCACCCCTTTATGTTGATCCTGCTCAAGCCGCCCATTGAGCTGGCTGCCATGTTCCTGAAAGGGGACAAACTGTTTGGTGCGTACATCATCGTTGCGTTTGGCGGGGCAGCCTGTGTATTCCTTGCCTGGAAATTCATCCTGCGAGTAACGCAGGCGCCGGTTTATAGCCTGTTGACCGCATCCCT of Anaerolineales bacterium contains these proteins:
- a CDS encoding response regulator, whose amino-acid sequence is MAEKILIIDDDVDTLRLVGLMLQRQGYQIIAASNGSQGLAKALEERPNLILLDVMMPDMDGYEVTRRLRKNPATVAIPILMFTAKSQLDDKVSGFEVGADDYLTKPTHPTELQSHVKALLARAAPRDPGGLATAILEHRGYIIGVLSARGGLGVSSLASNLAAALFTRVQADVILAELTPGQGTLATDLGIPNQKDLTEMLQGTPVEVTREKVQSSLVQHASGIKFLPASEKPSDVTLISQVHNYEALTARLGSLARFVVLDLGIGLPNFVQKLLPLCHERLVVVEGTPGTIQHTKLLIDEIAGLNIDRKTVSVVLNNRQRTEAQMPWTQVQEKLGHSIAATLTPAPELFLQAVRLQTTAVMAQPTNMTSQQFMKLADVVIEREKAR
- a CDS encoding AI-2E family transporter; this encodes MDHPQPSTSPTWGTNTKLVIALTIIVIVGALLVKFQFILTPLLIALALSYLFHPVADFLQRKLHFSWGLAVGFIYIIILLLLLGLLTVGGVGLIQQIQSLVIIVQDVLRQLPQLIETISGQVYQFGPLKIDFSTLDLQDLSAQILGMVQPLLNRTGTLLGAVAGSAAGFLGWTLFVIVVSYFVLSESKGLRNRIIAVDVPGYAQDFARLSRELGRIWNAFLRGQIILFLLAVSVYSVVLSTLGVTYAIGLAFLAGFARFLPYVGPAINWTLLVIVAYFQAFKLFDLPPLYYTLLILLVALFIDQIFDNLVSPRILSDALKVHPAAVLVAAIIAANLFGILGVVVAAPILATAALFWGYTMRKMLDLDPWPEKEDYHPPPPFGSRTMVFIRNLIRRLSLRLKKGK
- a CDS encoding ATP-binding protein, yielding MAEIKTERLDGYRRLIDIARDLASTLDLDILLSRIVHAAAEISGAEAASILLYDDTSRQLYFQVSTNLDESTRRGLVVPLEGSIAGWIVNNRKPVRIANAHDDPRFFSNVETTTGFPTQSLLGIPLVTKNKIVGVLEALNKHGGKFTDTDESMLLVLGAQAAVAIENARLFQQSDLISEFVHELRTPLSSLSTATYLLLRPEMSQEQRDQIINSIHNETMRLNALASSFLDLARLESGRVQFRNTLFSVADLMYECRDVMATKAQDENIQLRVESPDGLPLLEADRDKIKQVFLNLLSNAIKYNRPNGTVMLRAEAKENELALYIQDTGVGIPDEAVPHLFEKFYRVREHESRASGTGLGLSICKQIIHGHGGRMEVKSKIGVGTVFTIFLPRSTRTQPRVGDAKDAPKKSSKKG
- the dnaK gene encoding molecular chaperone DnaK gives rise to the protein MGKIIGIDLGTTNSVVSVIEGGTPTVITTAEGGRLCPSVVAFNKNGERMVGQTAKRQAVVNADNTIYSIKRFIGRHFDETSVERGMVPYQVVQGPAGDVRVKVPVTGKEYSPQEISAMILGKLKSDAEAYLGEAVTQAVITVPAYFNDSQRQATKDAGKIAGLEVLRIINEPTASALAYGLDKKKNETILVFDLGGGTFDVSILEVGEGVIEVKSTHGDTHLGGDDWDQKITNWAADEFKKDQGIDLRADKQALQRLREAAEKAKIELSTVMETEINLPYITADASGPKHLQLKLSRSKFEQMTEDLLQRCRTPFESALKDAGMTADKLDEVVLVGGSSRMPMVQELVRKLTDGKEPNKGVNPDEVVAIGAAIQGGVLGGDVKDILLLDVTPLSLGVETMGSVMTVMIERNTTIPVRKTETYSTAADNQTAVDIHVLQGERPMANDNMSLGRFRLDGIPPAPRGIPQVEVTFDIDANGILNVAAKDKATGKEQKVTITASTNLNKNDIERMVQEARQNEAADKKRREMIDVKNTADNLVYQTEKALRDLGDKVPSVERGEIETKINDLKSAAQGDDLARIQQASEAVQQAFHALSQQLYAQDQPQTQPEGGPSTSHGSASGDVIDGEVKE
- a CDS encoding NAD-dependent deacylase codes for the protein MITFSSQTQTNIEFAADLFRQSKHAVALTGAGLSTPSGIPDFRSTGTGLWSKDEPLDAASLNTFRTRPERFFEWFRPLAGQIFHAEPNPAHFALAELEKAGHVQSLITQNIDMLHQKAGSKTVIEMHGTLQTLTCSQCYHQVQAEPYLGPFVETGEIPHCPRCGQILKPDVILFGEQLPQAAWFQAQKGARHCDLILVAGSSLEVLPVAGLPMQALDRGAHLIIINNTPTYLNVRADVAILDDVAEIIPAITERVLRG
- a CDS encoding FHA domain-containing protein, with translation MAQFQFVMRSGPTPGVTFPLDGDQLTIGRDSSNGVAINDAEVSRKHSRLSFQGGKYVIEDLGSTNGTFVNGQRLAGPVVLKAGDVVSLGEQIVLMYDAINMDPGATVAVSRKAVQAPPAQPAYAAAPAPAYVPPPSAPMNSKKTNMTPIFIGGGVFLFICLCAGFFWWVDATFRWCVFFPFIAGC